GCATCCTTGACCTcatcgatgtgccccaagattttccgcagaggaaccgcattatatgggcgatggaagttagccttctctttaggtatttgcagtgggcactccacggaAGGTCcttgtcaataatcacacccaggaagcgatggttcgtTTGGTATGGAATATTTGAtgcattgatggtaacggggtaatttgtcatggctctgcgagtaaacgcaaccaatgcacatttctccgttgagacgaaaagaccttgcttgcggagatatgagcatgtcagtgTGGCAGCcagctggactcttgcacgtacttgtataCAAgctacagccgaagtccatagacaaatatcgtcagcatatatgggtATGAGCCTAGTATGGGGCAGAATTTCACGAAGACCTTCATctcgaggttaaataaagtgggacttaatacggtgCCCTGAGGGACGTCACGGGAGGTGTAGTAATTGATGGTAGGTCCATCTgtggtttgtacaaaaaaggaccttctcttGAAAAATCCTGGTTCCATTGGAACATCCTACCACCGATTCCGACaacttccaacgagtctaggattgCTTTATGTTTTACGTTATCATAAGctcctttgacgtcgaggaagagtgccagtggtatgcgcttgaggctcttctgttgctggataaatgttgtgagatcaatcacattgtcaagagatgacctacctcgccgaaaacccgtcatgcagtttggatatacgttgtagcgctcgaggtaccatttTAGGCGTGTAGGTATCATCCTTttcatgacttttcctacgcaacttgcgagggcaatagggcgaaatgatgtcaaatcaaatggtgactttccaggtttgagtagtggcacaagtcaacttatcttccaatcctggggaacaatgcCCGCCTGCCATGTGTGGTTGTAATAGCATAACAACTGTCTCCtagcctcctgttgaaggttggctagagcggcgtaggtgatgccatcgggtcctggtgaagatgatcgtcgggaagccgctaaagatgcgtcaagttcttctatagtgaaaagattgtccatttttTGAGATGCGAGTTTCGGGGATAATAATCTTAAcggtgccagcggacaaggcggacacaccagcgattcgcgtacaaaactcatttgcacttcaagttgggtgtggcctaaATGTAGGGGTAAAGCCATAAAAGGATatctttgttggggagtcgagcgcaggccacgaatagggctccagatgcgtgacaacggctttcggggatccaccGGAATTTCTTCGAAACGAGCTTTCTAACGCTTTCGCGTTAAAATTATGTCCAATAAGAGAGCAGAAGTTTTCATTAGTGCCCAGTTAACGGTATTTTTTGGTTAATAGAGTCAAACCCGACTATATATAACTCCGGTAAATGAATTCTTTAGTTATATCGAACCAATTTATAACACAGCAATGCTTCACCGTCAGTGCATAGGAAAACCTGGGGCTACATCACGAAAAGAAAGACAAGGTGGGACCCTTGATAAATCAAAAATCGGGGGGCGCTCCAAAAGAAATATCCTCGTGAAAGGAGACCTTCCTGCGTGCACTTGGAAGAGCCAACAGTGGGACTTTAAAAGGGATGCCGCGCCGGTCGAGTAGAAGTCATCACCTGCTATTGCTTTCCCTCCCGATTCCTCATCATACAGCCACCGGCCTGTCACGGGTAGGTGCCGTCCAGCAACTACGCTCGCTTTTTTAAACCTGCTCTTCTCTGCAAAGCCAGCGGCAAGCAATGCAGTCGCATTCGGAACAAGGAAGCCTTACGTCGCCGCTGAGCACAACATCCCAAAGAAGCAGCCTAAGTGTGGTATTGGAAAACAAGGGGCTGACCTTGAGACAAATACAGGCGAGACGCGTACGGTGCCCAATGCCCATGAAATTATTTAGGTGTCATTTACACTGATACCATATTTTCCTATATATAACCCACCCTGCATCAAACCCCGCCTTGTCCACTAAACAGCGGAAAAATGCAAAATTCAAATGATATCCCTCGTATTTCGCTCAAGTTGTATTCCTTACATTACCATGAGCAGTGACGTCAACCTAACTCGCGCACCGAAATTCGCATTAGACTATAGACAAAGACAAAGTTGTAAATCGAGGTTGATATCTGCTGATTCAAATGTACATGCTTGTTATGCCGGCAGGCTGCTACTTCGAATAGAAGCCGATGAGACGGGTTCCCAGCATTCATTCAACTCCAAGTTTGGCTGTTCTTTCGATGAAGCGAAAAGAATCCTTCAAGAAGCACGAAACTGTGGAAGCAAAGTCGTTGGCCTATCGTAAGTATGGAATTTCATCAAATGTGTCAGAACTCTTCTTTACAATATTATACTCCCCTCATAAAGATGAGTGCTCGGCTTGTGACCCGATGgtcacaggttcgatccctgctgcCGCGGTTACGTTTTGATGTATATGAATTGCTAGAGGCCCGTGCAATGAGGGACGTCAGCGCATGCTAAAACGAACCGAATGCTCGAAGTTTCCGGAACCCTCCGCTACGGGGTGCCTCATACCCATATGGTGCTTTCAGCACGAAATACCTTAAATATAATTATTAGTATGAAAATCATCAAAATTAGTCGATATTGGCCACGCGTACCGAAACGAAGTATAACTGAGGCATGGTTAACGTAAGAAACTCTTCTACATTGAGTTGCCCAAAAAAGGAGCTTTTATATCATTGCAATTGAATATTAATTAattgtatatgtgtatgtagttcatcttgttttttcttttttaattataACAATAAAAAGTAAAGGTGTTTCCACCGCCAAGTAACAGTGACAAcaacttcattatttttttatttaaacaaaTATGAAGAAATGAAAACTATATGGCTATTGACCCCGCAAAGGTGCTTGGGTTGCTTTCGACGTGTTGTAAAATGAAGAATGgctttttgggctagttggtttgaattcatagtaataagggctgcagcgcgagcacgaatgtgctagaagaaacagacaaagtcgaggtacggaaggcaaaagaggacaacacgagcgctcgtgttgtcctcttttgccttccgtacctcgactttgtctgtttcttctagcacattagTGTTGTAAAAAAGCTGCAGCACGCATTTCCCTGCATGTTTTTCTAGTACTTGACAAATCGAATTGTGCAGGCATCGCTCATTATCGGCGGGCTGCTTATCTGATTATTGTATGAGTATAAAAGAGCGAAACATCACGAACCAAAACCAAGGTTTCGAGATGCTCTCTATCGTGTTCAGTTATTCGTGTCTTACACTCTGAAACAATTGCGCATGTAATGTTTTCGTCTATAATTGAAACGCTAACGCATACACATGAATATCCGCAGTTTTGAGTGAAACATCAGTAACATTCAGTCACCAGCGCTTGACACCCCCCTCTCCACCCACCTGACTTAATTTGAGAAACATACGTCGACATCAGACGCTTCACCTGGTCTGCTCGTGCGTAACAGAATACAATGCCATTATTTCCTTGATTTGTATAGATTTCACGTTGGCTGCGCCTATCAGGACCCTGTGATCTTCGCACGCACAATCGAACGAGCGAAAGCAATATTTGACATGGCGTCGAGCATAGGCAACACGATGAGTGTTCTCGACGTTGGTGGCGGCTTTCCTGGAGGTTTGAGAATACGTGAAAAATTTCTTGAGGTAAaccaccatgttttttttttcgtaatatcCTTTCTCTTAGCAAATGTTGCATTGATCGTTGGTCCTACTAAGCAGCCTCGGTGGTTTTCCATTCATCTACGTGCATTTGAAAAAGTCGGTGTTGTGTGGCTTTTATGCCACTATGGAGACTTTGGAAGTTATTAGTTGGATTGATTCTATAGGTTGAATTTGTGACTTCTATAAGATGCATATGCACGTTCATGAAAGACCTGCTCATGATTGCGCATATACTCTGCGTGTTTATTATTTTGTTAGCTGGAAGCTTTAGTAATATTCGGCTTGGTAATGTGCTGGGCtgaaaaataaattatttattcAAGAAGGAACTTCTATTTCTAAAGAGCCTTTGCCACTTCCCTGTTTATGCTTTTTAAACTCAAGTGATGAAATATTGGCAGCAATAAGAAAATTTTGATGCTTCTCTTACAATAATTAAACGATCCTTCTACAGTGTGCAAATGCCCATTCTCAAATCagacactgtttttttttgtcaacatcTAATCAAGGCATGTGGTTTTGAACAGTTTCGCTTGGGATCTCGAAGAAGTTTTCTTGAGTGTGCTTTATCCTACCTATTGATTATTGATTTACCGATTGTATCGCTCAgtggctattttttttattttaacttaGGTGTGCGAAGCTATACGCTTGGCTACAGATCTCCACTTCCCCGTGTCCAGTGGGGTGCAACTTCTTGCCGAGCCCGGACAGTTCTTCGTGACATCCGCCTATGCTCTCATCGTCCAAGTCATTGGAAAGAGGCACCGTGATGTTACAGCAGATGGTGAGTGAGCCACTCACAACGCGTGAGCAGTATCATTCGTAGGACGTCTTCTTGCTCACTCAGCACTGTATCCGTAGCACTACATGCGCTCTGTAATAAGTCACCTCTCGATGATCAATTCCGGGCCGTTTGTTATTGAGAAATGTGCATTAACACATGGTATGCCTAGCGCACATTCACGCAAAAGAGACTGTACTGTCCTTATCCAAAAAAGGCTTATCTTGCTAGACTTTGTGTATTATTACATATCTTTTCTAGATTAGACCTTGTTCTACTTCGTGTATTAGCCCGATTGCTCTCTAGCTTACACGACAGTTAGCCTCTGCCATCTGGCAAAGCAAAATGCAAAGCTAGCATTAAGCTGAGGGCATCTACACAGCGGGCATCACAGACACGAGACAAGCTTTTCCAGCTAGCGTGCAGGCATCAGTGAACGGTACTATTTATGTACTGTTGGCAACTATCTAGCTCAATTGGAAACATTTTAAATACACTGCTCGTCCCAGAAATTTCCGGCAGATGCCACGCAATGTCCAAGTCAGTTTCATTAGAAGCTGTATGCAGTTACAGCCCACACTCctttttctttctgcctttcACTTTAAGTTCAAAATTATGTGGTTGTTTCGCCAaattaaaaattcggcagatcccacgtacctgggcattgacgttatgcgaagcatgtggagggaaggtgaccttgTTGCAgttttttgttgagcgacacgtcatgaaatgacgctaaatatatgtacagatgttgctcgcacagacatatgttgtagaattgcagatgtttatataaccagttgtttgcgcttGCACAGCGATATcgactgaaacatgcgtattagcaacaacagaagctgatatgaagcactgatgcttgcgaatatgctggccctggacactgctacataagtcaacttcagcgcatggcacctaaccacaactgacgttaacccgatgaGACGGCTGTactaaaggagtacatatgtatagttgaaaaaattgggtaggcagcactgcaaccagttttggcgtttcacgaagattagcgtctacttgaaaagtagttccgagacctggcgtagctctgtgttagaatgcttgactgccccACAAaacgcttgggttcgattccggcgaccctgaaatttattgtttgcattcgtcggtGATCAAGGCAGCATATATGTCAGGTTGCTCTTAACACTGACGTTTATTTTATgtcttcgttgggtcgacgctactgatgtcgagTATTCCTTAATGCTCACGCTTTAAAACtggccatgtgtgttctcgccattcctggatagatactaagtgtcaatcacctggggcacataccagcggtacatacccgcccatgggtatgtgccactgtctggcgggaattgtttgatgacgtacgtgacgggatttcgacattattcatgtattgactagcacgtcatattcgtcaaaccatcttaccctttcatggtaattttggttcacgccgagttgagggagtgaccacgagagcacccgaacgtaagcgactagatagatagatagatagatagatagatagatagatagatagatagatagatagatagatagatagataacgctCTAAGCcaccgaagttggctaagaaatgcttcgcatttaaaagttaaCGCTCAGCTCACTAAGCGGAGTTCGTGCTTGAACCACTGTTCATGAGGAGTGCATTTGGCACGATCGAGGCAGCAGATGATGCACATCCTCGTCGTCATAACTGCATGAGTCTTGCAGGTGGCACACGCTGGATACGGAATGAAATGTTATGTGCACATGCAGCTTTGAGTAGCAGGAGGCGATGCAAGAAAGTGTCATTACGTCATGTAAGAAGAGAGTATAGTGTGCTGTCAATATTGAAATCCACTGCTTTGTTACAATACAGATTGCGACGGGATTACACCTGTTAAACCTGTGTTTTCTGTTATGTAATAATCTCCGCACATCTCGCATAAGTAGGCTATATACAGCCGATATACAGCATTGATAGGCTGTACATTTAAGTCATTTCACACACTGTTTCTAAATttactgttcttttttctttaacgTAGGTGTGAAAAAAGTTCAGCAGGACGTGTTCATCAATGAATCCAGGGACAACTGCGTATCGCGGAATCTTTACGATTATTTGGACGTGAAGATCTGGCCATTACAGGTCGGCGTGCCATTGTACATTGTCATTTTGCTGCGTGAAAACCTGTCTTGTGCCTTCTTTTGCACAAAAGCTAATATTCAAACTTGAAGCAGCTAAACGCAAGCGCTATTTCCACTACAGTCGTGCTTTGAGCTTACAGTAAAGATAAAACAGTTTTGTTTGCACCAATCTCTAAGCATGTACACACAACTTAAGTACTCTGTTCATATGAAAGAAACAGATCAGTATAGCACTGCGTGTCTTCATTTTTTCACACCATCGTATTGATTGCGTCACGCTAAGAAAAAGCTGTGAAATAAAACATGGCAAAATGCATACATTTTAAAAACTGGTTGACATTAAGATTCGCTTCGTAAAAGGAAATCACGGTGTATAAAATGCTTCAGTTGTTTTAATGCAATAAAATGAAGTACATGTGCAAAAATACTGATCAAGAGTTACAGAATACGGAATGTGTTTTTATCTTTctatccagtttttttttgttctttgtgtttTCATAAAAATTACTGCTATTTCTTCAATTGAACATCAGCACATCAATTCACAGGCACATTTAATAAACTAGACATGAACAGGCCTCTCCACTTTACAATTCGGTATTTTACTTGATGACCAagttacacccccccccccaaaaaaaagtaaAGCGATCAATGCATCATTCTCAAGACCCAGAATTGGCTGCCTTACGTTTTGTGAGATTGTAGAAAATTTTTAGAGGGTGAATAAACGCAGTTTCACAAGTTGTCATCGCTTATGTTATTGATTCAGCATATTTTCTCTGGTATGTCAGCTAGTGACGGCCTACTTCGGCCCCATTTATGCAACTGACTAATGCATGCAATTCCAGATTTACAGATATCTTAAACGAGTGtattgctgggctagttggttcatagtctTAAAAGTAGGAAGCACGAAATCGACGAGGAAGTGTTCCTTCCTGTCCTCGTCGATATTGCGCTTCCTGGTTTTAAGATTCACAGGTACACTGACGAAGCAGATGGCATCCAGCTTGAAAGTATGTAATACGGGGTTATCTGGTTGTAATGCACAAGGCTTGTAGGGTATTGTGAAAGAcagcttcctttcttctttcgTGTACTTTACAGTGCGACACAAGCTTTGCCCTTTATTACGACGGGAGGAGTAGAACCTCGCAATCACTGATTACTAGCGAACAAGAGACGAAGACATGTTCAGGTGTATTTCTATTTTATTCTCACACATGCAGGAACCTCTGGAAAGACCGTGTGGTGTCCCAACCACAGTGTGGGGCGGTACGTGTAATCCAGTGGACTGCATCGAGAGGAAGCCGCTTTTCCACGTAAATGTGGGCGAATGGTTGCTCATGGACAACATCGGGGCTTACTCCCTCAGCCGGGCGTCAGGCTTCAACGGCTTACCGTATCCGGCAGTGCACTACATCGCGCCGCAAGAAAACGTCAGCGCGCTCCTTGACATTTTGAACGTGTCTCCCCTGCGCAGCGGATACGGCCAGCCTGAGGGCGTGCTCAAGAGAAGTCTCCTGACACGGTGGCGATCTGAAGCCACGGGATGCGACGAACAGTCTAATCTGGCACCTGCAGCCGCCCTGCCTTGCTGAGTCGAGGTGCGAGTCTCTGTAGGGGAAAAGGGGGAAAAACAAAcattcgaatatatatatatatatatatatatatatatatatatatatatatatatatatatatatatatatatatatatatatatatatatatatatatatatatatatatatatatatgtatatatatgtatatatatatatatgtatatatatatatatatatatatatatatatatatatatatatatatatatatatatatatatatatattatgagaccacgtccggtacggcagcaaccaggttatccttttttaatccagacgcacgagccagagagccagcccgcgtgacatacgatgatgatcactacaatggtttggtcatacagatgaagatgaagtacatagtcagcgctcacactattttccccccttcgcgaaagagggcagcaagttagaaagggttgggacgccgaatatatcgtttcagtcgagagacgtgggcgatctcggtgtggcggcgacgacaatcagaagccgcgttgacaggagcaacgcgatagttgacttcagatgttcgttccaggacggtgtatggaccgagataccggtgaaggaatttatcgcagagcccaggtacacgaacaggtgtccacaaaaggacttcgtcgcctgggcggaacacaacaactcgacgcttcgcatcaaggtcgttttttctcttgtcctgaatggtagtagtgttggcacgggcgattttacggcagcgggcgacgcgagcggcgaactcttccgggagagatgaagatggattggaagatgtggacaaaaaggtggtgtccagaacaaaagtcggtacacggccatacacgaaaaaaaagggctgaaattcgttgtacgctgtatggcagtgttatatgtgaacgtgacaaaaggaagtattgtgtcccagtttttgtgatctggttgcacgtacatagagatcatgtcggacaaggTTCGGTggaaacgctcagtcagaccattagtttctgggtgatacgctgatgtggtcttgtggatggtgttagaggcctttaaaacttcagcaaggacatgtgaaagaaatgtcttgccacggtcactaaggagcacacgcggtgcgtcatgtcgtaaaataatggcgcgaaggaaaaaatcggctacttcagaggtagcaccagatgaaagagctgccgtctccgcgtagcgagtaaggtggtctacggcagtaacaatccagcggtgaccggctgacgtaagcggaagaggtccgtataagtctatgcccacaaattcaaagggagtggacgggcacggcagtggttgcagtggtcctgcgggaagagacgtggtacgttttcggtgctggcattacgcgcaggaagcgacgtacttggcaacagaagtggagaggccaggccaaaagcagcgagtcctgaggcagtcgtaggtcttgtggaaccctaagtggccagctgtcgcatcgtcatgaaacgcttgtagaacttccagacgaagtgagcgaggaatgacgggaacccattggttaccgagaggatggtaaatttgccgacataatgttccctcttgaagcttgaaacgggcaagttgtcgtcttaggcggctgtttggagcacgcgataagccagtgagccgatcgatgattgtgcggcagtaggtatcggcatgttggagcgaggcgagatctgtggacgaaagaaggtccgccgaggcaactaactgtttcgaaggagcagccgtctgtttggtcactttggc
Above is a window of Rhipicephalus microplus isolate Deutch F79 chromosome 1, USDA_Rmic, whole genome shotgun sequence DNA encoding:
- the LOC142805602 gene encoding ornithine decarboxylase-like isoform X2; translated protein: MLMSRLLLQSPKLKAVPWTAANVHTPGLLQRPLMSQSVRAEQEAFFVCDVRDIAKKVDLWRQCLPRIMPFYAIKACRDPIVLNVLNSHGVGFDCSNKGELSAVLNMGVDPDRIVYANTIKSVSDLEFAQQNGVRLMTFDSAEELTKIKDKRARLLLRIEADETGSQHSFNSKFGCSFDEAKRILQEARNCGSKVVGLSFHVGCAYQDPVIFARTIERAKAIFDMASSIGNTMSVLDVGGGFPGGLRIREKFLEVCEAIRLATDLHFPVSSGVQLLAEPGQFFVTSAYALIVQVIGKRHRDVTADGVKKVQQDVFINESRDNCVSRNLYDYLDVKIWPLQEPLERPCGVPTTVWGGTCNPVDCIERKPLFHVNVGEWLLMDNIGAYSLSRASGFNGLPYPAVHYIAPQENVSALLDILNVSPLRSGYGQPEGVLKRSLLTRWRSEATGCDEQSNLAPAAALPC
- the LOC142805602 gene encoding ornithine decarboxylase-like isoform X3 — its product is MRQMTVLTSLLEDRCMTWPSKFLLRGVQSKKPSSFATCVTLPRRSTSGDSAFQESCLSMPSKPAETQLSSTFSTVMVSASTALTRLLLRIEADETGSQHSFNSKFGCSFDEAKRILQEARNCGSKVVGLSFHVGCAYQDPVIFARTIERAKAIFDMASSIGNTMSVLDVGGGFPGGLRIREKFLEVCEAIRLATDLHFPVSSGVQLLAEPGQFFVTSAYALIVQVIGKRHRDVTADGVKKVQQDVFINESRDNCVSRNLYDYLDVKIWPLQEPLERPCGVPTTVWGGTCNPVDCIERKPLFHVNVGEWLLMDNIGAYSLSRASGFNGLPYPAVHYIAPQENVSALLDILNVSPLRSGYGQPEGVLKRSLLTRWRSEATGCDEQSNLAPAAALPC
- the LOC142805602 gene encoding ornithine decarboxylase-like isoform X1, yielding MLMSRLLLQSPKLKAVPWTAANVHTPGLLQRPLMSQSVSPDHYETDDGTYVFTRGSVHDVAKQILAERRAEQEAFFVCDVRDIAKKVDLWRQCLPRIMPFYAIKACRDPIVLNVLNSHGVGFDCSNKGELSAVLNMGVDPDRIVYANTIKSVSDLEFAQQNGVRLMTFDSAEELTKIKDKRARLLLRIEADETGSQHSFNSKFGCSFDEAKRILQEARNCGSKVVGLSFHVGCAYQDPVIFARTIERAKAIFDMASSIGNTMSVLDVGGGFPGGLRIREKFLEVCEAIRLATDLHFPVSSGVQLLAEPGQFFVTSAYALIVQVIGKRHRDVTADGVKKVQQDVFINESRDNCVSRNLYDYLDVKIWPLQEPLERPCGVPTTVWGGTCNPVDCIERKPLFHVNVGEWLLMDNIGAYSLSRASGFNGLPYPAVHYIAPQENVSALLDILNVSPLRSGYGQPEGVLKRSLLTRWRSEATGCDEQSNLAPAAALPC